The Kocuria sp. TGY1127_2 genome includes a window with the following:
- a CDS encoding sugar-binding transcriptional regulator translates to MNKRDDLAHKAATMYYLQDQTMDAVASEFEVSRATVSRLLKYARESGLVRITLADVPSERDELGGRLEKIFGINAQVVPIRGSSSPISQMEQVSRVAASALDAMMEPGTVLGMAWGSTVTEISRHLTPRKVPDSVVVQLNGAGNARRSGIPYTGAILNSVAEAFGSQIVHFPVPAFFDYADTKQALWRERSIRSVLHLQSQTDVAVFGVGALDGPVPSHVYSSGYFDDEDFALLSAEKVVGDICTVLLREDGTWQDIEMNRRASGPTPFELSRIERRLCVVSGPHRAGALLGALRARAVTDLVVDSLTAKILLDKLAGRRPGELRP, encoded by the coding sequence ATGAACAAACGTGATGACTTGGCTCACAAAGCCGCAACCATGTATTACCTCCAGGATCAGACGATGGATGCCGTGGCCAGCGAGTTCGAGGTCTCGAGAGCGACTGTCTCCCGCCTCCTGAAATATGCGCGGGAATCCGGACTGGTTCGCATCACTCTGGCGGATGTTCCCAGCGAACGGGATGAGCTGGGCGGCCGTCTGGAGAAAATCTTTGGCATCAACGCACAAGTGGTCCCGATCAGAGGCAGTTCCTCGCCGATTAGCCAGATGGAACAAGTCTCGCGTGTGGCCGCATCAGCTCTCGACGCGATGATGGAACCCGGAACCGTTCTCGGCATGGCGTGGGGTTCAACCGTCACAGAAATCTCCCGTCATCTGACCCCGCGAAAGGTGCCTGATTCCGTGGTGGTCCAGCTCAATGGGGCGGGCAACGCGCGGCGTTCGGGGATTCCGTACACGGGGGCGATCCTCAATTCAGTCGCGGAGGCCTTCGGCTCGCAAATTGTGCATTTTCCTGTTCCAGCGTTCTTCGACTACGCCGACACGAAACAAGCATTGTGGCGAGAGCGGAGCATCCGCAGTGTTTTGCACCTTCAATCGCAGACGGACGTCGCGGTCTTCGGTGTGGGAGCACTTGACGGTCCCGTGCCGTCACACGTTTACAGCTCGGGGTATTTCGATGACGAGGACTTTGCCCTGCTGTCCGCGGAGAAAGTTGTGGGGGACATCTGCACCGTTCTTCTGCGGGAGGACGGTACGTGGCAGGACATCGAAATGAACCGTAGGGCATCGGGGCCGACGCCGTTCGAGCTGTCGCGTATCGAAAGGCGCCTGTGCGTGGTCTCTGGGCCTCACCGGGCAGGCGCGTTGTTGGGGGCGTTGCGCGCTCGTGCGGTAACGGATCTCGTGGTCGATTCCTTGACCGCCAAAATACTCTTGGACAAGCTCGCTGGACGGCGTCCCGGCGAATTGCGGCCCTGA